A stretch of DNA from Limnohabitans sp. MORI2:
CATTGGCTTAGACACCAGCATGACGTCCCCCGCCAAAGCGCTGATTGATGCTTGCCAACAACTCGCCCCCAACCGTGGCGGCATGGTCAAACCCATGCGCGTGCTCATTTGCGGCATTCCCAACGTGGGCAAGTCCACCCTCATCAACACACTCAAAGGCAAACGCGCGGCCAAGACGGGTGACGAAGCTGGCGTGACCAAAACCGAGCAACGCATTGCCTTGGCCGATGACTTTTATTTGTACGATACCCCCGGCGTGCTCTGGCCACGCATCATCGTCGAGCAAAGCGGCTTCAACCTCGCGGCCAGCGGCGCGATTGGCGTGAACGCGTTTGACGAAGAAACCGTCGCGCTTGAGCTGCTCAACTACCTCATTCCCCACTACCCCAACGAACTCAAACAGCGCTACTCCATCGACGACGTGGCCAGCCACACCGATGAAGAAATGTTGGAGGCCATTGGCCGCAAACGCGGCGCGGTGCAAAGCGGTGGGCGTATTAACCTCACCAAAGCCGCGCACATCGTCATTCACGATTTCCGCTCAGCCGCATTGGGCCGTGTCACGCTAGAAACGCCAGAAGAATTTGCAGCTTGGTTAGCCGAAGGCAAACAAGCCGATGCCGAACGCGCTGTGCGTAAAGAAGCAATTGAGAAAAACAAGAAAACGGCGTTCAAATCTAAGAAGCGTTGAGATCAGTCACACATGACACAACGCCGCGACACCCCCGACAAAGAAGCCATCGCCCTGCTTCCAGAGTTTCCTCGTTTGGGGCTTGACCGCATCACCTTGGTCAACACCGGCCAACAAGCGCAGCAGGCTCACGATGCGTTGATTGCCTCACAAGCTTGGGGCTTTGACACTGAATCGAAGCCCACCTTTCGCGTGGGCGAAGCATCTGATGGCCCGCATGTGTTGCAACTCGCCACGGGCGAACGCGCTTGGGTGTTTCAGCTGCACGACCCCGAGTGCCGCGCTGTCGCTGCCGACTTGTTAGCGCGCGAAGGCATTGCCAAAGCAGGCTTTGGTTTGGGCGACGACCGCAAACGCATCATCCAAAAATTTGGTGTGGAGCCTGCGGGCATTTTGGAACTGAACACCATTTTCAAAGCCCAGGGCTATCGCAAAGAAATGGGCGTCAAAGGCGCAGTGGCTGTGCTGTTCAACCAGCGTTTTCAAAAGTCAAAAAAGGCCGGCACCAGCAATTGGGCCAATTTGCGCTTGAGCGCATCGCAGCTGGTTTACGCCGCCAACGATGCGTATGCCGCCTATCGCGTGTGGGAAGCTTTGAAGCTTTAAAACCTTTATCAACACGGTGTCTCGTGTGTGTCTGCACGCAGGACACATCCCTCCTAAGATGTTTTAAATTGGTCCAAGACAAACCATTCATCTCAGGAGAACACTTTGCGCATCGCTACTTTCAAGCTCAACGGTCAACGCCACGTCGGCCAAGTTTCTGCAGACGGCAAACACGTCACCGCGTTTGCGCTCACCGAAGACCAAGCCCATCACGGCGCGCAGCCCATCATCGATGCACTCGCCGCTGGACATGCGCTGCCTGAGCTGGCAGGCACACCACACGACATCACACACGTGCACCTCGAAGCGCCCTTGCCTATTCCGCGCCGCAACGTGTGGTGCGTGGGCCGCAATTACCACGCACACGCCAAAGAGCTGCAAGCCTCAGTCTTCAAAGACAGCAACACAGACACCAAAGCATGGCCCATCGTCTTCACCAAAGTGCCCGAGTGCGTGGTCGGCCCAACTGACGATGTGCACCTGCCAGGTGCAGCCATCTCCGAACAAATTGACTACGAAGCTGAATTGGCCGTGGTGATTGGCAAGGGCGGCAAGAACATCACCCAGGCTGACGCCATGAGCCATGTGTTTGGCTACACCGTGGTCAACGACGTGACCGCACGCGATGTGCAAATGCGCCACCAACAATGGGACATGGGCAAGTCGTTTGACACCTTCTGCCCCATGGGTCCGTGGATCGTTACGGCTGACGAAGTCGATGGCCGCAACACCCGCGTGCGCTGCTGGGTGAATGGCGAGCTACGCCAAGACGGCCCCACAGAGAACATGATTTTCGACATCCCCACCTTGATCGAAACCATCTCACGCGGCATCACGCTCTACCCTGGTGACGTCATTGCCACGGGTACACCAGCCGGTGTGGGCATGGGCCTCAACCCTCCCCGCTACATCGCCAAAGGTGATGTGATCCGCGTCGAGATTGACGGCGTGGGCAGCATCGAAAACCGCTTCGTTTAAAACTAAAAAAGCAGGCAAGCATGCACTTGACCTGCTAGCGAACAACCGAAGGAGACAAGACATGGAACGACGTCAACTGATTCGCGCCGGACTCAGCGCTGCCATGGCTGTTGCATTCAGCTTCAGCGCTTTCGCACAGAGCTATCCCACGAAACCCATCACCATGGTCGTGCCCTTCCCGCCGGGCG
This window harbors:
- the ylqF gene encoding ribosome biogenesis GTPase YlqF — protein: MAIQWFPGHMHLTRKAIGERIKEIDVVIEMLDARLPGSSANPMLAELIKSKPALKILSKQDLADPARTALWLAHYNAMPGVRAIGLDTSMTSPAKALIDACQQLAPNRGGMVKPMRVLICGIPNVGKSTLINTLKGKRAAKTGDEAGVTKTEQRIALADDFYLYDTPGVLWPRIIVEQSGFNLAASGAIGVNAFDEETVALELLNYLIPHYPNELKQRYSIDDVASHTDEEMLEAIGRKRGAVQSGGRINLTKAAHIVIHDFRSAALGRVTLETPEEFAAWLAEGKQADAERAVRKEAIEKNKKTAFKSKKR
- a CDS encoding 3'-5' exonuclease, which produces MTQRRDTPDKEAIALLPEFPRLGLDRITLVNTGQQAQQAHDALIASQAWGFDTESKPTFRVGEASDGPHVLQLATGERAWVFQLHDPECRAVAADLLAREGIAKAGFGLGDDRKRIIQKFGVEPAGILELNTIFKAQGYRKEMGVKGAVAVLFNQRFQKSKKAGTSNWANLRLSASQLVYAANDAYAAYRVWEALKL
- a CDS encoding fumarylacetoacetate hydrolase family protein, which gives rise to MRIATFKLNGQRHVGQVSADGKHVTAFALTEDQAHHGAQPIIDALAAGHALPELAGTPHDITHVHLEAPLPIPRRNVWCVGRNYHAHAKELQASVFKDSNTDTKAWPIVFTKVPECVVGPTDDVHLPGAAISEQIDYEAELAVVIGKGGKNITQADAMSHVFGYTVVNDVTARDVQMRHQQWDMGKSFDTFCPMGPWIVTADEVDGRNTRVRCWVNGELRQDGPTENMIFDIPTLIETISRGITLYPGDVIATGTPAGVGMGLNPPRYIAKGDVIRVEIDGVGSIENRFV